One genomic segment of Pseudomonas chlororaphis subsp. aurantiaca includes these proteins:
- a CDS encoding endonuclease/exonuclease/phosphatase family protein, translated as MSAAPDAPPAIHRLRILTVNTHKGFTALNRRFILPELRDAVRSTQADLVFLQEVLGEHDRHANRYSNWPQQSQYEFLADSMWSDFAYGRNAVYPDGHHGNALLSKYPICQNRNLDVSITGPERRGLLHCVLDVPGHAEVHAICVHLSLLESHRQLQLALLCQLLESLPDDAPVIIAGDFNDWQLHGNATLARRDDLHEAFERHHGSPAKTYPARWPLLRLDRIYLRNASSHAPKILGHKPWTHLSDHLPLAVEVHL; from the coding sequence ATGTCGGCAGCGCCAGACGCCCCCCCGGCGATCCATCGCCTGCGCATCCTGACCGTCAATACCCACAAGGGCTTCACCGCCCTGAACCGCCGTTTCATTCTCCCGGAGCTGCGTGACGCAGTCCGCAGCACCCAGGCCGACCTGGTGTTTCTCCAGGAAGTATTGGGCGAGCATGATCGCCACGCCAACCGCTACAGCAACTGGCCCCAGCAGTCGCAATACGAGTTTCTCGCCGACAGCATGTGGAGCGATTTCGCCTACGGGCGCAACGCGGTCTATCCCGACGGCCATCACGGCAACGCCCTGTTGTCGAAATACCCGATCTGCCAGAACCGCAACCTCGATGTCTCGATCACCGGTCCCGAGCGCCGCGGGCTGTTGCATTGCGTGCTGGATGTACCGGGGCATGCCGAAGTGCACGCGATCTGCGTGCACCTGAGCCTGCTGGAAAGTCATCGCCAGTTGCAGTTGGCGCTGTTGTGCCAGTTGCTCGAGTCGCTGCCGGACGATGCGCCGGTGATCATCGCCGGCGACTTCAACGACTGGCAGTTGCATGGCAACGCCACCCTCGCCCGTCGCGACGACCTGCACGAAGCCTTCGAACGCCACCATGGCAGCCCGGCCAAGACCTACCCGGCACGCTGGCCGCTGCTGCGCCTGGACCGCATCTACCTGCGCAATGCCAGCAGCCACGCGCCGAAGATCCTTGGGCACAAGCCCTGGACTCATCTGTCGGACCACCTGCCGCTGGCGGTAGAAGTGCACCTCTGA
- a CDS encoding autotransporter domain-containing protein produces MKTSLTPQEIKIILCTVSASVLLCSSMEVQASPAEDEAQLWYRQDLLLNRLLTPAPSATPMPPASQPPGNGLGIVQGSPQVWDPLYGPAARQTEVGYLGSRFASSINGTPGGSVLYTLESSSGHTQRIGLLGGQSQFQANGQGMPGGFSDPRNDSFSVQGQSLGAFWSLTGPQGWHVDLSASGARVSGFSRTEQGQRQAAEGSAVTLSVQGGIPIGISDNWVVEPQAQLINQRVSLDNPNADSSTSSAGNLNSWSGRVGAHLQGRYDVAGHSVEPYVRTSLWHTVYSGDVLTLDKVDKISSSHKSSTVEVGLGLVARLTPVVSLYVSADYSSDVDDNDLNGLIGSLGVRMRW; encoded by the coding sequence ATGAAAACTTCACTCACCCCACAAGAGATCAAGATCATTCTGTGCACAGTTTCCGCTTCGGTATTGCTGTGCTCTTCCATGGAGGTACAAGCGTCCCCTGCCGAGGACGAGGCGCAACTCTGGTATCGCCAGGACCTGCTCCTGAACCGTCTGTTGACACCCGCGCCATCCGCAACGCCCATGCCACCAGCCAGCCAGCCCCCGGGCAACGGCCTGGGCATCGTGCAAGGCAGCCCGCAGGTCTGGGACCCGCTGTACGGGCCCGCGGCGCGGCAGACTGAAGTCGGTTATCTCGGTTCGCGTTTTGCCAGCAGCATCAACGGCACGCCCGGCGGCTCGGTGCTCTACACCCTGGAAAGCAGCAGCGGGCATACCCAGCGCATCGGCCTGCTGGGCGGCCAGAGCCAGTTCCAGGCCAACGGCCAGGGAATGCCCGGCGGTTTCAGCGACCCGCGTAATGACAGTTTCAGTGTCCAGGGTCAAAGTCTTGGCGCGTTCTGGAGCCTGACCGGCCCGCAGGGCTGGCACGTCGACCTGTCGGCCAGCGGCGCCCGGGTCAGCGGCTTCAGTCGCACCGAGCAAGGCCAGCGGCAAGCCGCCGAAGGCAGCGCGGTGACTCTGTCGGTGCAAGGCGGGATTCCTATCGGCATCAGCGACAACTGGGTGGTCGAACCCCAGGCGCAATTGATCAACCAGCGCGTCAGCCTGGACAACCCGAATGCCGACAGCAGCACCAGCTCCGCCGGCAACCTGAACTCCTGGAGCGGTCGCGTCGGGGCCCACTTGCAAGGGCGTTATGACGTCGCCGGGCACTCGGTGGAACCCTATGTACGCACCAGCTTGTGGCACACGGTGTACAGCGGCGACGTGCTGACCCTGGACAAGGTCGACAAGATCAGCAGCAGCCACAAGTCCTCCACCGTCGAGGTCGGCCTGGGCCTGGTGGCCAGGCTTACTCCCGTCGTCAGCCTGTACGTGAGCGCCGACTACAGCAGCGATGTGGACGACAACGACCTCAACGGGCTGATTGGCAGCCTGGGTGTGCGGATGCGCTGGTAA
- the glgB gene encoding 1,4-alpha-glucan branching protein GlgB, translating to MSFSNKEQGEVKQAMPSARDVEALVRAEHQDPFAVLGPHGDDAGGQFIRAFLPGALSVQVLARDGTTVLGSLEGTEVPGLFVGHFAQAQPYLLRTQWAGGEHIGEDPYSFGPLLGEMDLYLFAEGNHRDLSTCLGAQMKTVDGVDGVRFAVWAPNARRVSVVGDFNVWDGRRHPMRLRHPSGVWELFVPRLGPGEAYKYEILGAHGILPLKSDPVALATQLPPDTASKVASPLSIDWQDLDWMQARGERQRADAPLSIYELHAGSWQCEVDDLGEVARQYDWHELAERLIPYVQNLGFTHIELMPIMEHPFGGSWGYQPLSQFAPSARYGSADDFAAFVNACHLAGIGVILDWVPAHFPTDAHGLARFDGTALYEYGNPLEGFHQDWDTLIYNLGRTEVHGFMLASALHWLKHFHVDGLRVDAVASMLYRDYSRNAGEWVPNRHGGRENLEAIDFLRHLNDVVSLEAPGALVIAEESTAWPGVSQGTQQGGLGFAYKWNMGWMHDSLHYIQQDPVYRAHHHNELSFGLVYAWSERFILPISHDEVVHGKHSLIDKMPGDRWQKFANLRAYLSFMWTHPGKKLLFMGCEFGQWREWNHDQQLDWYLLQYPEHRGVQKLVGDLNRLYREHPALHDQDDVPQGFQWLIGDDAINSVYAWLRWSKEGKPLLVVANFTPVPRQAYRVGVPFAGRWGELLNSDSDTYAGSNYGNGGGAFTEDEPSHGQALSLVLNLPPLAVLILQPEG from the coding sequence ATGAGTTTCTCGAACAAGGAACAGGGTGAGGTCAAACAGGCAATGCCCAGCGCCCGGGATGTCGAGGCGCTGGTGCGTGCCGAGCACCAGGATCCCTTTGCCGTACTCGGCCCCCATGGCGACGACGCCGGTGGCCAATTCATTCGCGCCTTCCTGCCGGGCGCCCTGAGTGTGCAGGTGCTGGCCCGCGATGGCACTACAGTGCTGGGCAGCCTGGAGGGCACCGAGGTGCCGGGGCTGTTCGTCGGGCATTTTGCCCAGGCCCAGCCCTATCTGCTGCGCACGCAATGGGCCGGTGGCGAGCACATCGGCGAAGACCCTTACAGCTTCGGCCCGTTGCTGGGGGAGATGGACCTGTACCTGTTCGCCGAGGGCAACCACCGCGACCTCAGTACTTGCCTCGGTGCGCAGATGAAAACCGTGGATGGCGTCGATGGCGTGCGTTTCGCGGTCTGGGCGCCGAATGCCCGGCGAGTCTCGGTGGTCGGCGACTTCAACGTCTGGGACGGGCGGCGGCACCCGATGCGCCTGCGTCATCCGTCAGGGGTCTGGGAGCTGTTCGTTCCGCGCCTGGGCCCGGGCGAAGCCTACAAATATGAAATCCTCGGCGCCCACGGCATCCTGCCGCTGAAGTCCGACCCAGTGGCGCTGGCCACCCAGTTGCCGCCGGACACTGCCTCGAAAGTCGCCAGTCCGCTGAGCATCGACTGGCAGGACCTCGACTGGATGCAGGCCCGGGGCGAACGCCAGCGCGCGGACGCGCCCCTGTCGATCTACGAGCTACATGCCGGCTCCTGGCAATGCGAGGTGGACGATCTGGGCGAAGTGGCGCGCCAGTACGACTGGCACGAGTTGGCCGAACGCCTGATCCCTTACGTCCAGAACCTGGGGTTCACCCATATCGAGCTGATGCCGATCATGGAGCATCCCTTCGGCGGCTCCTGGGGTTATCAGCCGCTGTCGCAGTTCGCCCCCAGCGCCCGCTACGGCAGCGCCGACGACTTCGCGGCGTTCGTCAACGCCTGCCACCTGGCAGGTATCGGCGTGATCCTCGACTGGGTGCCGGCGCACTTTCCCACCGATGCCCACGGCCTGGCGCGGTTCGACGGCACTGCGCTGTACGAATACGGCAACCCGCTGGAAGGTTTCCACCAGGACTGGGACACCCTGATCTACAACCTGGGGCGCACCGAGGTCCACGGTTTCATGCTGGCGTCGGCGTTGCACTGGCTCAAGCATTTCCATGTCGACGGCCTGCGGGTGGATGCCGTGGCCTCGATGCTCTACCGCGACTATTCGCGCAACGCCGGGGAGTGGGTGCCCAATCGCCACGGCGGGCGCGAGAACCTCGAAGCCATCGACTTTTTACGCCACCTCAATGACGTGGTGTCCCTCGAGGCACCGGGCGCCCTGGTGATCGCCGAGGAGTCCACGGCCTGGCCGGGCGTCAGCCAGGGCACCCAGCAGGGCGGCTTGGGCTTCGCCTACAAATGGAACATGGGCTGGATGCACGACTCGCTGCATTACATCCAGCAGGACCCGGTGTACCGCGCCCATCACCACAACGAGCTGAGTTTCGGCCTGGTGTATGCCTGGTCCGAGCGCTTCATCCTGCCGATCTCCCATGACGAGGTGGTGCACGGCAAACATTCGCTGATCGACAAGATGCCCGGCGATCGCTGGCAGAAGTTCGCCAACCTGCGGGCCTACCTGAGCTTCATGTGGACCCACCCGGGCAAGAAGCTGCTGTTCATGGGCTGCGAGTTCGGCCAGTGGCGCGAGTGGAACCACGATCAGCAACTGGACTGGTACCTGCTGCAATACCCCGAGCACCGTGGCGTGCAGAAACTGGTAGGCGACCTCAACCGGCTGTACCGCGAGCATCCGGCGCTGCACGACCAGGACGACGTGCCCCAGGGCTTCCAGTGGCTGATCGGCGACGACGCAATCAACAGCGTCTACGCCTGGCTGCGCTGGAGCAAGGAGGGCAAGCCGCTGCTGGTGGTGGCCAACTTCACCCCGGTGCCGCGCCAGGCCTATCGGGTCGGCGTGCCGTTCGCCGGGCGCTGGGGCGAGTTGCTCAACAGCGACTCCGACACCTACGCCGGTTCCAACTATGGCAACGGTGGGGGGGCCTTCACCGAGGATGAGCCGAGCCACGGCCAGGCGTTGTCGCTGGTGTTGAACCTGCCGCCGCTGGCGGTGCTGATCCTGCAACCCGAGGGTTGA
- the treS gene encoding maltose alpha-D-glucosyltransferase: MAKKTRSATFIKDPLWYKDAVIYQVHVKSYFDSNNDGIGDFPGLITKLDYIADLGVNTIWLLPFYPSPRRDDGYDIAEYRGVSPDYGTLADARRFIAEAHKRGLRVITELVINHTSDQHPWFQRARKAKAGSKARDFYVWSDDDQKYDGTRIIFLDTEKSNWTWDSVAGQYFWHRFYSHQPDLNFDNPQVMKAVLSVMRYWLDMGIDGLRLDAIPYLIERDGTNNENLPETHAVLKQIRAEIDANYPDRMLLAEANQWPEDTQLYFGDVKGNDGDECHMAFHFPLMPRMYMALAQEDRFPITDILRQTPEIPANCQWAIFLRNHDELTLEMVTDRERDYLWNYYAADRRARINLGIRRRLAPLMERDRRRVELLNSLLLSMPGTPTLYYGDEIGMGDNIYLGDRDGVRTPMQWSIDRNGGFSRADPASLVLPPIMDPQYGYQSVNVETQAGDPHSLLNWTRRMLAIRKQSKAFGRGSLKMLSPSNRRILAYTREYTGPDGKHEIILCVANVSRSAQAAELDLSAFAGMVPVEMLGGNAFPPIGQLNFLLTLAPYGFYWFVLAAENQMPSWHVEPAQSMPDFTTLVLKKRLEELLEAPSRTTLEQSSLPTWLPKRRWFAGKDSAIEQVHIAYGVRFGDPQHPVLLSELEVSGGGQSGRYQLPFGLLAEEQIGAALPQQLALARVRRGRQVGLITDAFALESFVHNVLQAIQAHTVLPCGEGEIRFEATEQLAALGLGADSEVRYLSAEQSNSSVVIGGSLVLKLIRKVASGVHPELEMGAYLTAAGFQHISPLLGSVVRRDGQGDSLLMIAQGYLSNQGDAWEWTQNNLERAIRDELADAMSEQDQHYNALGELRDFAGMLGQRLGEMHQILAAPTANPDFRARPSTDKDAQAWAKQIGAQVERALHLLKQHHAELTAEDQQRVASWTRHKKAILAHIQGLAKQAVGGLRMRVHGDLHLGQVLVIKGDAYLIDFEGEPARPLDERRGKHSPYKDVSGVLRSFDYAAALALSGQSLDASAHTLAARQRVAERYLHEARESFVQAYRLAAASLAHAWQEKNGEDAALALFSLEKAAYEVVYEAENRPAWLAVPLRGLHALLGGVKPFSDTKSGGEQS; the protein is encoded by the coding sequence ATGGCGAAGAAAACCAGGTCAGCCACCTTCATCAAGGATCCGCTCTGGTACAAGGACGCGGTGATCTATCAGGTTCACGTCAAATCCTATTTCGACTCCAACAACGACGGGATCGGCGACTTTCCCGGGTTGATCACCAAGCTCGACTACATCGCCGACCTGGGTGTGAACACCATCTGGCTGCTGCCGTTCTACCCCTCGCCGCGCCGCGACGACGGCTACGACATCGCTGAATACCGTGGCGTCAGCCCCGACTACGGGACGCTGGCCGATGCCCGGCGGTTTATCGCCGAGGCCCACAAGCGCGGGCTGCGGGTGATCACCGAGCTGGTCATCAACCACACCTCGGACCAGCACCCCTGGTTCCAGCGGGCGCGCAAGGCCAAGGCCGGTTCCAAGGCGCGGGACTTCTATGTGTGGTCCGATGACGATCAGAAGTACGACGGCACGCGGATCATCTTTCTCGATACCGAGAAATCCAACTGGACCTGGGACTCGGTGGCCGGCCAGTACTTCTGGCACCGCTTCTATTCCCATCAGCCGGACCTCAACTTCGACAACCCGCAGGTGATGAAGGCGGTGCTGTCGGTGATGCGCTACTGGCTGGACATGGGCATCGACGGCCTGCGCCTGGACGCCATTCCCTACCTGATCGAACGCGACGGCACCAACAACGAGAACCTGCCCGAGACCCACGCTGTGCTCAAGCAGATCCGCGCCGAGATCGACGCCAACTATCCGGACCGCATGCTGCTGGCCGAGGCCAACCAGTGGCCGGAAGACACCCAGCTGTACTTTGGCGATGTGAAGGGTAACGACGGCGACGAATGCCACATGGCCTTCCACTTCCCGCTGATGCCGCGCATGTACATGGCGCTGGCCCAGGAAGACCGCTTCCCGATCACCGACATCCTGCGCCAGACCCCGGAGATTCCCGCCAACTGCCAGTGGGCGATCTTCCTGCGCAACCACGATGAGCTGACCCTGGAGATGGTCACCGACCGCGAGCGCGACTACCTGTGGAACTACTACGCCGCCGACCGCCGCGCGCGGATCAACCTGGGGATCCGCCGGCGCCTGGCGCCGCTGATGGAGCGCGACCGGCGTCGCGTGGAACTGCTTAACAGCCTGCTGCTGTCGATGCCCGGCACGCCGACCCTGTATTACGGCGACGAGATCGGCATGGGCGACAACATTTACCTGGGCGACCGTGATGGCGTGCGCACGCCGATGCAATGGTCGATCGACCGCAACGGCGGTTTTTCCCGGGCCGATCCGGCGAGCCTGGTCTTGCCACCGATCATGGACCCGCAGTACGGCTACCAGTCGGTGAATGTCGAGACCCAGGCCGGCGACCCCCATTCGCTGCTCAACTGGACCCGGCGCATGCTGGCGATCCGCAAGCAGTCCAAGGCTTTCGGTCGCGGCAGCCTGAAGATGCTGTCGCCGAGCAACCGCCGGATCCTGGCCTACACCCGCGAATACACCGGGCCCGACGGCAAGCACGAAATCATCCTCTGCGTGGCCAACGTCTCGCGCAGCGCCCAGGCCGCGGAGCTGGACCTGTCGGCGTTCGCCGGCATGGTGCCGGTGGAGATGCTCGGCGGGAATGCCTTCCCGCCGATCGGCCAGCTGAATTTCCTCCTGACCCTGGCGCCCTACGGCTTCTACTGGTTCGTCCTGGCGGCGGAAAACCAGATGCCGAGCTGGCATGTGGAACCGGCCCAGAGCATGCCGGACTTCACCACCCTGGTGCTGAAAAAGCGCCTCGAGGAATTGCTCGAAGCGCCATCGCGCACCACCCTGGAGCAGAGCTCGCTGCCGACCTGGCTGCCCAAGCGCCGCTGGTTCGCTGGCAAGGACAGCGCCATCGAACAGGTGCACATCGCCTACGGCGTGCGCTTCGGCGACCCGCAGCATCCGGTGTTGCTCAGCGAGCTGGAGGTCAGCGGCGGCGGCCAGAGCGGGCGCTACCAACTGCCGTTCGGCCTGCTCGCCGAAGAGCAGATCGGCGCCGCGCTGCCGCAGCAACTTGCCCTGGCCCGGGTTCGCCGGGGTCGCCAGGTGGGGCTGATCACCGACGCCTTCGCCCTGGAAAGTTTTGTCCACAATGTCCTGCAGGCGATCCAGGCGCACACCGTGCTGCCCTGTGGCGAGGGCGAGATCCGCTTCGAGGCCACGGAGCAACTGGCCGCGCTCGGCCTGGGCGCGGACTCCGAGGTGCGCTACCTGTCCGCCGAGCAGTCCAACAGCTCGGTGGTGATCGGTGGCAGCCTGGTGCTCAAGCTGATCCGCAAGGTGGCCAGCGGCGTGCACCCGGAACTGGAGATGGGCGCTTACCTGACCGCCGCCGGCTTCCAGCACATTTCTCCCTTGCTCGGTTCGGTGGTTCGCCGGGACGGGCAGGGCGACAGCCTGTTGATGATCGCCCAGGGGTACCTGAGCAATCAGGGCGACGCCTGGGAGTGGACTCAGAACAACCTGGAGCGGGCGATCCGCGACGAACTGGCCGACGCCATGTCCGAGCAGGACCAGCATTACAACGCCCTGGGCGAGCTGCGCGACTTTGCCGGCATGCTCGGCCAGCGCCTGGGGGAAATGCACCAGATCCTCGCGGCACCGACCGCCAACCCGGACTTTCGCGCGCGGCCGAGCACGGACAAGGATGCCCAGGCCTGGGCGAAACAGATCGGCGCGCAGGTGGAACGGGCCTTGCACTTGCTCAAGCAGCATCACGCCGAGCTGACGGCCGAGGATCAACAGCGCGTGGCGTCATGGACCCGACACAAGAAGGCGATCCTGGCGCATATCCAGGGCCTGGCGAAACAGGCGGTCGGCGGCCTGCGCATGCGCGTCCACGGTGACCTGCACCTGGGCCAGGTGCTGGTGATCAAGGGCGATGCCTACCTGATCGATTTCGAGGGCGAACCGGCGCGGCCGCTGGACGAGCGCCGGGGCAAGCACAGCCCGTACAAGGACGTCAGCGGTGTGCTGCGCTCCTTCGACTATGCCGCGGCGCTGGCCCTCAGCGGCCAGAGCCTCGACGCTTCGGCCCACACCCTGGCGGCCCGGCAGCGGGTCGCCGAGCGTTATCTGCACGAAGCCCGCGAGTCGTTTGTCCAGGCGTACCGGCTGGCGGCAGCTAGTCTTGCTCATGCCTGGCAGGAAAAAAACGGCGAGGACGCCGCGCTGGCCTTGTTCAGCCTGGAGAAAGCGGCCTACGAAGTGGTGTACGAAGCGGAAAACCGTCCTGCCTGGCTCGCGGTACCGCTGCGGGGGCTGCATGCATTGTTGGGTGGTGTGAAACCCTTTTCCGATACAAAAAGTGGTGGAGAGCAGTCATGA
- a CDS encoding alpha-1,4-glucan--maltose-1-phosphate maltosyltransferase yields MTAEKRLTELQYNPNLPLSQALLLPRIVIENTRPLIDGGQFAVKAVVGQVVKVSSKVFADGHDKLAVRIRWCAETDSHWHSETMEDLGNNSWEGQFTVPSQGRYLYCIEAWIDQFASFCYELQKKHQAGVAVSLELQEGRSHVLQAAERSEGPLREQLLALHHELATLLEAEQVALFLHERSAQLMAEADHRPYLSLSPEYPLDVERERAQFASWYELFPRSITDDPARPGTFNDVHSRLAMIHDMGFDVLYFPPIHPIGRSFRKGRNNSLTAGPDEPGSPYAIGSEEGGHEAIHPQLGSREDFRRLVAAAAEHGLEIALDFAIQCSQDHPWLKQHPGWFNWRPDGSIKYAENPPKKYQDIVNVDFYAIEAIPSLWLELRDIVVGWVEEGVKIFRVDNPHTKPLPFWQWLIADVRARYPEVIFLAEAFTTPAMMARLGKVGYSQSYTYFTWRNTKSELATYFTELNQSPWRECYRPNFFVNTPDINPFFLHESGRPGFLIRAALATMGSGLWGMYSGFELCESAPVPGREEYLDSEKYEIRPRDFNAPGNIIAEIAQLNRIRRQNPALHTHLGLQVYNAWNDNILYFGKRTTDLSNFILVAVSLDPFNAQEAHFELPLWELGLPDDAQTQGEDLMNGHRWTWYGKTQFMRIEPWQQPFGIWRISVA; encoded by the coding sequence ATGACTGCCGAAAAAAGACTGACTGAACTGCAATACAACCCGAACCTGCCACTGTCGCAGGCCTTGCTGCTGCCACGCATCGTCATCGAGAACACCCGGCCGCTGATCGACGGTGGCCAGTTCGCGGTCAAGGCGGTGGTGGGGCAAGTGGTGAAGGTCAGCAGCAAGGTGTTCGCCGATGGCCACGACAAGCTGGCCGTGCGCATCCGCTGGTGCGCCGAGACCGACAGCCACTGGCACAGCGAAACCATGGAAGACCTCGGCAACAATAGCTGGGAAGGCCAGTTCACAGTGCCCAGCCAGGGCCGCTACCTGTATTGCATCGAAGCCTGGATCGATCAGTTCGCCAGCTTCTGCTACGAACTGCAGAAAAAACACCAGGCCGGCGTCGCGGTCAGCCTCGAATTGCAGGAGGGCCGCAGCCACGTGTTGCAGGCCGCCGAGCGCAGCGAAGGGCCGCTGCGCGAGCAGTTGCTGGCATTGCACCATGAACTGGCGACGCTGCTCGAAGCCGAGCAGGTGGCGCTGTTCCTGCACGAACGCAGTGCACAGCTGATGGCCGAGGCCGACCACCGTCCCTACCTGAGCCTGAGCCCGGAATACCCGCTGGACGTGGAACGCGAACGTGCGCAGTTCGCCAGCTGGTACGAGCTGTTTCCCCGCTCGATCACCGACGATCCGGCCCGGCCCGGCACGTTCAATGATGTGCACTCGCGCCTGGCGATGATCCATGACATGGGTTTCGACGTGCTGTACTTCCCGCCGATCCATCCCATCGGCCGCAGTTTCCGCAAGGGCCGCAACAACTCGCTGACCGCCGGCCCCGACGAACCGGGCAGCCCCTATGCGATCGGCAGCGAGGAGGGCGGCCACGAGGCGATCCACCCGCAGCTCGGCAGCCGCGAGGATTTCCGCCGCCTGGTGGCGGCCGCCGCCGAGCACGGCCTGGAGATCGCCCTGGATTTCGCCATCCAGTGTTCCCAGGACCATCCCTGGCTCAAGCAACATCCGGGCTGGTTCAACTGGCGCCCGGACGGCAGCATCAAATACGCCGAGAACCCGCCGAAGAAATACCAGGACATCGTCAACGTCGACTTCTATGCCATCGAGGCCATCCCCAGCCTGTGGCTGGAGCTGCGCGACATCGTGGTCGGCTGGGTCGAGGAGGGGGTGAAGATCTTTCGCGTGGACAACCCCCACACCAAGCCGCTGCCGTTCTGGCAGTGGTTGATCGCCGATGTGCGGGCGCGGTACCCGGAGGTGATCTTCCTCGCCGAGGCCTTCACCACGCCGGCGATGATGGCGCGCCTGGGCAAGGTCGGTTATTCCCAGAGCTACACCTACTTCACCTGGCGCAACACCAAGAGCGAACTGGCGACTTACTTCACCGAACTGAACCAGTCGCCGTGGCGCGAGTGCTACCGGCCGAACTTTTTCGTCAACACGCCGGACATCAATCCGTTCTTTCTCCATGAGTCGGGGCGCCCGGGATTTCTCATCCGCGCCGCGCTGGCCACCATGGGCTCGGGCCTGTGGGGCATGTATTCGGGGTTCGAGCTGTGCGAGTCGGCGCCGGTTCCGGGACGGGAGGAATACCTCGACTCGGAGAAATACGAGATCCGCCCCCGGGACTTCAACGCCCCCGGCAACATCATTGCCGAGATCGCCCAGCTCAACCGCATCCGCCGGCAGAACCCGGCGCTGCATACCCACCTGGGTTTGCAGGTCTACAACGCCTGGAACGACAACATCCTGTATTTCGGCAAGCGCACCACCGACCTCAGCAACTTCATCCTGGTGGCGGTCAGCCTCGACCCGTTCAACGCCCAGGAGGCGCATTTCGAATTGCCGCTGTGGGAACTGGGGCTGCCCGACGATGCGCAGACCCAGGGCGAGGACCTGATGAACGGCCATCGCTGGACCTGGTACGGCAAGACCCAGTTCATGCGGATCGAACCCTGGCAGCAACCGTTCGGCATCTGGCGTATCAGCGTTGCCTGA
- a CDS encoding MgtC/SapB family protein, protein MNAWWNEVWVTLQAEFADIGDARQLTQITVRLLIAALLGGILGFEREHKGKAAGVRTHMLVALGAALFVLVPQMSGSQADAMSRVVQGVIAGIGFLGAGTILKGKQDEEGHVKGLTTAAGLWMTAAIGVSVGVGREATAVLSTLLALAVFSVMPWIVRKLEGDEDPPGGTP, encoded by the coding sequence ATGAACGCCTGGTGGAATGAAGTCTGGGTCACCCTGCAAGCGGAGTTCGCCGACATCGGCGATGCCCGGCAACTCACCCAGATCACCGTACGCCTGCTGATCGCCGCGCTGCTGGGCGGCATTCTCGGTTTCGAACGCGAGCACAAGGGCAAGGCCGCCGGGGTGCGCACCCATATGCTGGTGGCATTGGGAGCGGCGCTGTTCGTGCTGGTGCCGCAGATGTCCGGCTCCCAGGCCGATGCCATGAGCCGGGTGGTGCAGGGGGTGATCGCCGGTATCGGTTTTCTCGGCGCGGGCACCATTCTCAAGGGCAAGCAGGACGAGGAAGGGCACGTCAAGGGCCTGACCACCGCGGCCGGGCTATGGATGACCGCGGCGATCGGCGTCTCGGTGGGCGTTGGTCGCGAAGCCACGGCGGTGCTCAGCACCCTGTTGGCGCTGGCGGTCTTCAGCGTGATGCCCTGGATAGTGCGCAAGCTGGAAGGCGACGAGGATCCGCCCGGAGGAACGCCCTGA
- a CDS encoding DUF3203 family protein yields MSLRIENQTCHFDTEDLHARLPASAVTVVTDAAKSMSAVDLEGQRIYITEAEADALTVAGATDGRRHLRATDSDSVI; encoded by the coding sequence ATGAGCCTGCGCATCGAAAACCAGACCTGTCATTTTGACACCGAAGACCTTCACGCCCGACTGCCGGCCAGCGCCGTGACTGTGGTCACCGACGCGGCCAAGTCGATGTCGGCGGTCGACCTCGAAGGGCAACGCATCTACATCACCGAAGCAGAAGCCGACGCATTGACCGTAGCAGGCGCCACCGACGGCCGGCGCCATCTGCGCGCCACCGACAGTGATTCGGTGATTTGA